From Etheostoma cragini isolate CJK2018 chromosome 1, CSU_Ecrag_1.0, whole genome shotgun sequence, a single genomic window includes:
- the LOC117942509 gene encoding low choriolytic enzyme-like: MMLQAAVFGVLFFSVHSFTIQASFEKREENFGNTTEDDDFSVSTLLEKANVNLGKNLDDPLVLFGDIAVPTGLQNADPCTARGCLWRKASDGNVYVPYRISNQYSAREREIIVQGLQSFARSTCIRFTPLANGQRDFVDIQSRGGCFSFVGRRGNGQVVSLSRQGCVFLSIVQHELLHALGFNHEQTRSDRDQHVRILLQNVIRGMEHNFRKIDTRNLGTPYDYGSVMHYGRFAFSSNRQPTIVPIPNPNVDIGRANQMSPTDILRVNRLYGCNSTASRRDLKPVQRNQYL; this comes from the exons ATGATGCTCCAGGCGGCTGTGTTCGGtgtcctcttcttctctgtccacAGTTTTACTATACAG gCTTCCTTTGAAAAGCGTGAGGAGAACTTTG GCAACACCACTGAAGATGACGATTTCAGTGTGTCCACGCTGTTGGAGAAGGCCAATGTTAATCTTG GAAAGAACTTGGATGACCCTCTGGTGTTATTCGGAGACATAGCAGTCCCAACAGGTCTACAGAACGCTGATCCTTGCACAGCACGTGGTTGCCTGTGGAGGAAAGCCTCCGATGGCAACGTCTACGTACCCTACCGCATCTCCAACCAGTACT CCGCGCGCGAGAGAGAAATCATCGTCCAAGGCCTGCAGTCCTTTGCTCGGTCCACTTGCATCCGCTTCACTCCCTTGGCTAACGGACAGAGAGACTTTGTTGACATCCAGTCTCGCGGAGG gtGTTTCTCATTTGTTGGGCGTCGTGGTAATGGTCAGGTGGTGTCTTTGAGTCGCCAGGGCTGTGTTTTCCTAAGCATTGTCCAACATGAGCTGCTCCACGCCCTAGGCTTCAACCATGAACAGACCCGGTCCGACAGGGACCAGCATGTTCGCATCCTGCTGCAGAACGTCATTCGTG GAATGGAGCACAATTTCAGGAAGATCGACACAAGGAACCTTGGCACTCCCTACGACTACGGCTCTGTCATGCACTACGGAAG GTTTGCCTTCTCTAGTAACAGGCAGCCAACCATTGTTCCCATCCCTAACCCAAATGTGGACATTGGCAGAGCCAACCAGATGAGTCCCACTGACATCCTTCGTGTGAACCGTCTGTATGGCTGCA ATTCAACTGCTTCCAGACGGGACCTGAAACCTGTGCAAAGAAACCAATACCTCTAG
- the mtch2 gene encoding mitochondrial carrier homolog 2, producing MADACGQILLGSGLTVLSHPLMYIKVLIQVGHEPLPPTLGRNLFGRQVHQLPGLFAYAKHIIKIDGKAGLFKGLVPRLCAGSIGTIVHSRVLQKCQEQGTPQVMGSQQKAVEGSLQHVVNETTKEMIARSCATLVTHPFHVITLRCMVQFIGRETKHSGVFDSIVTIYREEGILGFFAGLIPRLLGDVLSLWICNLLAHLINTYAIDDSMSHTGEIKNCSQAVTGFFASMLTYPFVLVSNLMAVNNCGLAGGLPPYASVYPTWVDCWRHLSREGNMSRGNSLFFRKLPPGKMYASDQQRFF from the exons ATGGCGGACGCGTGTGGCCAAATATTGCTGGGATCAGGGCTCACAGTCCTCTCCCACCCTCTGATGTACATTAAAGTCCTGATCCAG gtAGGACATGAGCCGCTCCCTCCCACCCTGGGCAGGAACCTGTTTGGCAGACAAGTTCACCAGCTGCCTGGACTCTTTGCTTATG CAAAACACATCATCAAGATCGATGGGAAAGCGGGTCTCTTCAAGGGGCTTGTTCCCAGGCTCTGTGCCGGCTCCATCGGCACCATAGTGCACAGCAGAGTTCTGCAG AAATGTCAGGAACAAGGCACACCTCag GTAATGGGAAGTCAGCAGAAGGCTGTGGAGGGCTCACTACAGCACGTTGTTAACGAG ACGACCAAAGAGATGATAGCTCGCTCCTGTGCCACCCTCGTCACACATCCCTTTCATG TGATTACTTTGCGATGTATGGTCCAATTCATtgggagagaaacaaaacacag CGGGGTGTTTGACTCCATCGTCACAATCTACAGAGAAGAGGGCATCCTGGGCTTCTTTGC TGGTTTGATTCCTCGTCTGCTCGGTGACGTCCTGTCTCTGTGGATTTGTAACCTGCTGGCTCACCTCATCAATACATACGCCATTGATGACTCG ATGAGTCACACAGGAGAAATCAAGAACTGCTCTCAGGCTGTGACCGGG TTCTTCGCCAGTATGCTAACATACCCTTTTGTGTTGGTGTCGAACCTCATGGCTGTCAATAACTGCGG GCTTGCTGGAGGCCTGCCCCCCTATGCATCAGTATATCCCACCTGGGTGGACTGCTGGAGGCATCTAAGCAGAGAG GGCAACATGAGCAGAGGCAACAGTTTATTTTTCCGGAAGCTTCCGCCAGGCAAGATGTACGCAAGTGACCAgcagagatttttttaa